One window of Microbacterium sp. Root61 genomic DNA carries:
- a CDS encoding HAD family hydrolase gives MTSPSDRMLIATDLDGTLVANDSATVPPYTAAVLRRMDDAGIPVVFVTARPLRWMDAFWPHVGEHGLAVVSNGAITFDVHRRRIRSLIGIDAPTGLGLTADIADAVPGAWFAIECADGMRLDPAYVEQYPVPADTPRGVLSDIWDQPAVKLLVRAPSTDADDLHGRVVAAVGERATVTWSVSGLVEISALGVTKASALAALCAEVGVAADEVYAFGDMPNDIPMLSWAGTAYAVANAHDSVRAIADHIAPACTEEGVAQVLAELLDQRG, from the coding sequence GTGACCTCACCCTCAGACAGGATGCTGATCGCCACCGATCTCGATGGCACGCTCGTCGCCAACGACAGCGCGACGGTTCCCCCCTACACGGCGGCGGTGCTTCGACGAATGGATGACGCGGGCATCCCGGTCGTGTTCGTGACGGCGCGCCCGCTGCGGTGGATGGACGCGTTCTGGCCGCACGTCGGTGAGCACGGACTGGCCGTCGTGTCGAACGGCGCCATCACCTTCGACGTGCACCGGCGCCGCATCCGCTCTCTCATCGGCATCGACGCGCCGACCGGTCTGGGGCTCACCGCCGACATCGCGGATGCCGTCCCCGGTGCATGGTTCGCCATCGAGTGCGCGGACGGAATGCGGTTGGACCCGGCGTACGTCGAGCAGTATCCGGTGCCGGCCGACACCCCGCGCGGCGTCCTGTCTGACATCTGGGATCAACCCGCCGTCAAGCTGCTGGTGCGCGCGCCGTCGACCGACGCCGATGACCTGCACGGCCGTGTCGTCGCCGCGGTCGGCGAGCGGGCGACCGTGACCTGGTCGGTGTCCGGCCTTGTGGAGATCAGCGCCCTCGGCGTCACGAAGGCAAGCGCCCTGGCGGCCCTGTGCGCGGAGGTCGGCGTCGCGGCCGACGAGGTATATGCCTTCGGAGACATGCCCAACGACATCCCCATGCTCTCCTGGGCAGGCACCGCGTACGCCGTCGCCAACGCGCACGACAGCGTGCGCGCAATCGCCGACCACATCGCCCCCGCGTGCACGGAGGAGGGCGTCGCCCAGGTGCTGGCTGAGTTGCTGGATCAGCGCGGCTGA
- a CDS encoding serine hydrolase domain-containing protein → MSALSQILDGHVTRGAAPGIVAVTGSADGRLEFDSAGDMPLDAIVRIQSMTKPVLAVATLRLVQAGRLGLDDSVETWLPELADREVLRTPESPLDDIVPATGPITVRHLLTNTSGYGMTTVPSPLREAMIANHTEAGQEPVELGARAWLEALAALPLAFQPGAGWRYHHSFGILGILLSRVVGGSLDDYLAQDLFVPLGMVDTGYTVPREQAHRLPAAFRHDERGELVQIEPAAAGFYVAPAPFDLSHAELVSTASDYAAFAGMLARGGTHEGKPIVESELLDLLRTDQVPAEAKAPDSFFPGFWDGTGWGFGVAVVTEGEHAGRFGWSGGLGTDMFIDPDGSFRVVLTQVEMGPAVMALFADVQ, encoded by the coding sequence ATGAGCGCGCTGTCGCAGATCTTGGACGGGCATGTGACGCGGGGAGCCGCTCCCGGCATCGTGGCCGTCACCGGCAGCGCCGATGGACGCCTCGAGTTCGACAGCGCGGGAGACATGCCGCTCGACGCGATCGTCAGGATCCAGTCCATGACCAAGCCCGTGCTCGCCGTTGCGACGCTTCGCCTGGTTCAGGCCGGTCGCCTGGGTCTGGATGACTCGGTGGAAACGTGGTTGCCGGAACTGGCCGACCGCGAGGTGCTGCGGACGCCGGAGTCGCCCCTCGATGACATCGTGCCGGCGACCGGGCCGATCACGGTGCGTCACCTACTCACCAACACGTCCGGGTACGGCATGACGACCGTCCCGTCGCCGCTGCGGGAGGCGATGATCGCCAATCATACGGAAGCCGGACAGGAGCCCGTCGAACTGGGCGCGCGGGCCTGGCTCGAGGCGCTCGCCGCACTGCCGTTGGCCTTCCAGCCGGGCGCCGGATGGCGCTACCACCACTCCTTCGGAATCCTCGGGATCCTCCTCTCCCGTGTGGTCGGCGGGTCGCTGGACGACTATCTCGCTCAGGACCTGTTCGTTCCGCTCGGCATGGTCGACACCGGGTACACCGTCCCGAGGGAGCAAGCGCATCGCCTCCCGGCCGCGTTCCGCCATGACGAGCGCGGAGAACTGGTGCAGATCGAGCCGGCGGCTGCCGGCTTCTACGTCGCACCGGCGCCGTTCGACCTCAGCCATGCCGAACTGGTGTCCACGGCATCCGACTACGCGGCCTTCGCGGGGATGCTGGCACGCGGGGGGACGCACGAGGGGAAGCCAATCGTCGAGTCCGAGCTGTTGGACCTGCTTCGCACCGACCAGGTGCCGGCTGAGGCGAAGGCCCCCGACAGCTTCTTCCCCGGCTTCTGGGACGGTACCGGGTGGGGCTTCGGTGTCGCCGTGGTGACCGAGGGAGAGCACGCCGGTCGATTCGGGTGGTCGGGCGGTCTCGGTACGGACATGTTCATCGACCCGGATGGTTCGTTCCGGGTCGTGTTGACGCAGGTGGAGATGGGTCCTGCGGTCATGGCGCTCTTCGCCGACGTGCAGTGA
- the cmtR gene encoding Cd(II)/Pb(II)-sensing metalloregulatory transcriptional regulator CmtR yields MLTLASRLDVMNRLGRAMADPTRSRILLVLLEQPGYPAELARDLELTRTNVSNHLACLRGCGLIVATPEGRRTRYEISDPHLALGLRQLLDAVVAVDEGAPCERENCGCCA; encoded by the coding sequence GTGCTGACTCTTGCCTCACGACTCGATGTGATGAACCGGTTGGGGCGAGCGATGGCGGATCCGACCCGATCGCGCATTCTGCTCGTCCTGCTCGAGCAGCCGGGCTACCCGGCCGAACTCGCGCGGGACCTGGAGCTGACGCGGACCAACGTCTCGAACCATCTCGCGTGCCTGCGCGGCTGCGGCTTGATCGTCGCGACGCCGGAGGGCCGCCGCACCCGCTACGAGATCTCCGATCCGCACCTCGCGCTGGGGCTGCGCCAGTTACTGGATGCCGTGGTCGCGGTCGATGAGGGCGCACCGTGCGAGAGGGAGAACTGCGGATGCTGCGCATGA
- a CDS encoding cation diffusion facilitator family transporter: MIEVVELRRRAALQRRIRLIVSVTIAYNIVEAIVAITAGTVASSGALFAFGLDSAIEVLSAAAVAWQFTRRDPERWEKPTLRVIAVAFFALAVFVTVTSLLALITRVEVEHSPVGILITALSVVIMPFLSLAERRAGRELGSATAVADSKQTLICTYLSAAVLVGLVLNSLLGWWWVDPIAGLVIAAFAVREGIEAWRGDACATSVGMLLEEDGLHDD, from the coding sequence ATGATCGAGGTCGTCGAGCTGCGTCGACGCGCCGCGCTGCAGCGCCGCATCCGATTGATCGTCTCCGTCACGATCGCCTACAACATCGTCGAGGCGATCGTTGCGATCACCGCCGGCACGGTGGCTTCGTCGGGTGCGCTCTTCGCGTTCGGCCTCGATTCGGCCATCGAGGTGCTCTCGGCCGCGGCCGTCGCGTGGCAGTTCACGCGCCGCGACCCGGAGCGGTGGGAGAAGCCCACCCTGCGGGTGATCGCGGTGGCCTTCTTCGCGCTGGCCGTGTTCGTCACCGTCACCTCGCTGCTAGCCCTGATCACCCGTGTCGAGGTGGAGCATTCGCCCGTCGGGATCCTGATCACCGCGCTCAGCGTCGTGATCATGCCCTTCCTGTCGCTCGCCGAACGCCGGGCAGGACGCGAACTCGGCTCGGCGACCGCCGTGGCCGACTCGAAGCAGACGCTCATCTGCACGTATCTGTCGGCCGCGGTCCTTGTCGGCTTGGTGCTCAACAGTCTGCTCGGGTGGTGGTGGGTCGATCCGATCGCGGGTCTGGTCATCGCCGCGTTCGCAGTCCGCGAGGGCATCGAGGCGTGGCGAGGGGATGCCTGCGCGACCTCGGTCGGAATGCTCCTCGAGGAGGACGGACTCCACGACGACTGA
- a CDS encoding HutD/Ves family protein: MRVMRAVDRLVVPWRNGQGTTTEVLRHPADADSPYWRVSIAVIDRSSAFSSFPGYQRLLMPLTGEVTLVVNGETERLARHEVLAFSGDDAVAAQDVVSVTADLNVMVDRAWGSGELAATAVDARLDVHADAHETVLLVSLSATLRCEGQTLDEGDCVVLAPGEKAVVRGPGQVAVARVTSQGGA; this comes from the coding sequence ATGCGCGTGATGCGAGCAGTCGATCGACTCGTCGTCCCCTGGCGCAACGGACAAGGAACCACGACCGAGGTCCTGCGGCATCCCGCCGACGCCGACTCGCCCTACTGGAGAGTCAGCATCGCGGTCATCGACCGGTCCAGCGCCTTCTCGTCCTTCCCCGGCTATCAACGCCTGCTGATGCCGCTGACGGGCGAAGTCACTCTGGTGGTCAACGGTGAGACCGAGCGGCTGGCGCGGCACGAGGTGCTGGCCTTCTCCGGCGATGATGCGGTCGCGGCGCAGGACGTCGTGTCCGTCACCGCCGACCTGAATGTCATGGTGGATCGCGCGTGGGGGTCAGGCGAACTCGCCGCCACCGCCGTCGACGCGCGTCTGGATGTGCACGCCGACGCCCACGAGACGGTGCTGCTCGTCTCCCTCTCCGCGACGCTGCGCTGTGAGGGGCAGACTCTCGATGAGGGCGACTGCGTGGTGCTCGCACCGGGTGAGAAGGCGGTCGTTCGCGGACCCGGGCAGGTGGCCGTGGCACGGGTGACATCGCAGGGCGGCGCCTGA
- a CDS encoding aldo/keto reductase, with translation MHTRTLGQGLTVSAIGLGAMGMSQSYGPNPGDRDDMIRVLREAVESGVTFFDTAEVYGPFVNEELVGEALEPLRGEVVIATKFGWRIENNTSVGLDSRPEQIRRVADASLRSLRVDALDLFYQHRVDPEVPIEDVAGAVAELVAAGKVRHFGLSEASAATIRRAHAVFPVTAVQSEYSLWTRDPEPEVLPTLAELGIGFVPFSPLGKGFLTGTVDTATTFAAGDIRGTIPRFEAENRAANQTLVDHVRELAAVRGATPGQIALAWLLAQQPWIVPIPGTRRRARVEENAGATQVALSADDLADLDDLAARIGVQGNRYNDTHLGLVGR, from the coding sequence ATGCACACACGCACCCTCGGTCAGGGACTGACCGTCTCGGCCATCGGCCTCGGCGCCATGGGCATGTCGCAGAGCTACGGCCCGAACCCGGGCGACCGTGACGACATGATCCGCGTTCTGCGCGAGGCGGTCGAGTCGGGCGTCACCTTCTTCGACACCGCCGAGGTCTACGGCCCGTTCGTGAACGAAGAGCTCGTGGGCGAGGCGCTCGAACCGCTCCGCGGCGAGGTCGTCATCGCGACCAAGTTCGGGTGGCGCATCGAGAACAACACCTCGGTCGGACTGGACAGCCGGCCGGAGCAGATCCGGCGGGTGGCCGACGCCTCCCTGCGCAGCCTCCGCGTCGACGCGCTCGACCTCTTCTATCAGCACCGGGTCGACCCCGAGGTGCCGATCGAGGACGTCGCCGGAGCCGTCGCCGAACTCGTCGCGGCCGGCAAGGTCCGGCATTTCGGCCTGTCCGAGGCATCCGCCGCCACCATCCGCCGCGCGCACGCCGTCTTCCCGGTGACCGCCGTCCAGAGCGAGTACTCCCTATGGACGCGCGACCCCGAACCTGAGGTCCTCCCCACGCTCGCTGAGCTCGGCATCGGGTTCGTCCCGTTCAGCCCGCTGGGCAAGGGGTTCCTGACGGGCACGGTCGACACGGCGACGACCTTCGCGGCCGGCGATATCCGCGGTACGATCCCGCGCTTCGAGGCCGAGAACCGCGCCGCCAATCAGACCCTGGTCGACCACGTCCGCGAACTCGCGGCCGTTCGCGGTGCCACTCCCGGCCAGATCGCCCTGGCGTGGCTGCTGGCGCAGCAGCCCTGGATCGTCCCGATCCCCGGCACGCGGCGCCGCGCCCGCGTCGAAGAGAACGCCGGCGCGACCCAGGTGGCGCTCTCCGCGGACGACCTCGCCGATCTCGACGACCTCGCCGCCCGCATCGGTGTGCAGGGCAACCGCTACAACGACACCCACTTGGGCCTCGTCGGGCGCTGA
- a CDS encoding LPXTG cell wall anchor domain-containing protein, which produces MKKTTAALAAASLAVSLLLSTVMPASAGEVAPDTPVTDATASTAQPSQSESAEAETPDPSETGEVEEIAAAEPEPAASEAATEEPAQAVDDTRSADALDAADDLEVAEANVALWADVDLSRVTLSSGHLVAAPAGNPSAVRPTAGGSERGLFYVNGEYSLFGTPVDATAAYEIEMLGKKSGHWVEMRLYVTSGGSFASCSIFDGDPSAGGTPSTFKGFNCSAKKTQGDPNVRFTFSLSLNRWVEAAGIINTTGPIALTAGHFESDLPYHVYGSDTVAQNGTTRFESVMREGDDPFNHDTARTMFSYRVLDAGEQTTFWIVGWSANYRGGAFAWDGTCFVVDRDPQNSKSPALDKMEHADVAPYSCERTNQQWPAGNGAYEATFTVSKRQMTVVTEPFQQRELVDQVCGTTPENCGVNLATVTIDAGKPQVASDAVNNRSGSEMSIPVTISKSQTVTNSGGFKLTSKAGFDAMGGKFEVSMEYNYSRSVAATTSTSMSVPLKIPNMHRGYLVTTPPMIHTEGTVIVKKGDRYFELQGVSAEFPDATPGAMWSWDTVLDPLTSVGQPEDPAGEPLAPITPGASTTSSAGTLAATGQSSATLVGLVGAAVVLLGGGVLLIVRRRRGVRGQG; this is translated from the coding sequence ATGAAGAAGACCACCGCCGCGCTCGCGGCCGCATCGCTCGCAGTCTCGCTGCTTCTGAGCACCGTCATGCCTGCTTCCGCCGGGGAGGTCGCACCCGACACTCCCGTGACCGACGCTACGGCGAGCACGGCGCAGCCGTCCCAGAGCGAGTCTGCCGAAGCCGAGACGCCCGACCCCTCCGAGACCGGGGAGGTCGAGGAGATCGCGGCGGCCGAGCCTGAACCCGCGGCATCCGAGGCCGCGACGGAAGAACCTGCGCAGGCCGTGGATGACACCCGATCGGCGGATGCGCTCGACGCCGCGGATGACCTCGAAGTGGCGGAGGCGAATGTGGCGCTGTGGGCCGACGTCGACCTCTCCCGCGTGACGCTCTCCAGCGGCCATCTGGTCGCCGCGCCCGCCGGGAATCCTTCGGCGGTGAGGCCCACGGCCGGCGGCTCCGAGCGCGGCCTGTTCTACGTCAACGGGGAGTACTCCCTCTTCGGCACCCCGGTCGACGCCACGGCGGCGTACGAGATCGAGATGCTCGGCAAGAAGTCGGGCCACTGGGTCGAGATGCGTCTGTACGTCACAAGCGGAGGCTCCTTCGCATCCTGTTCGATCTTCGACGGCGACCCGAGCGCGGGGGGAACGCCTTCCACGTTCAAGGGCTTCAACTGCTCCGCGAAGAAGACACAGGGAGACCCCAACGTTCGATTCACCTTCTCTCTGTCGCTGAACCGCTGGGTCGAAGCGGCCGGAATCATCAACACGACCGGACCGATCGCGTTGACCGCAGGCCACTTCGAGTCGGACCTGCCCTATCACGTCTACGGCAGCGACACGGTGGCCCAGAACGGCACGACACGATTCGAATCGGTCATGCGGGAGGGCGACGATCCGTTCAACCACGACACCGCGCGGACGATGTTCTCCTACCGCGTCCTCGACGCGGGCGAGCAGACGACGTTCTGGATCGTAGGCTGGTCGGCCAACTACCGAGGAGGGGCGTTCGCCTGGGACGGCACGTGCTTCGTCGTCGACCGCGACCCGCAGAATTCGAAGTCGCCGGCGCTCGACAAGATGGAGCACGCGGATGTCGCGCCGTACTCGTGCGAACGCACCAACCAGCAGTGGCCGGCCGGGAACGGCGCCTACGAAGCCACCTTCACGGTCTCCAAGCGTCAGATGACCGTCGTCACCGAGCCCTTCCAGCAGCGCGAACTCGTCGACCAGGTCTGCGGCACGACGCCGGAGAACTGCGGTGTGAACCTCGCGACCGTGACCATCGACGCGGGTAAACCCCAAGTCGCGTCCGACGCCGTCAACAACAGGTCGGGATCGGAGATGAGCATCCCCGTCACCATCTCGAAGTCGCAGACCGTGACCAATTCCGGCGGATTCAAGCTCACGAGCAAGGCCGGCTTCGACGCGATGGGGGGCAAGTTCGAGGTCTCGATGGAGTACAACTACAGCCGCTCCGTCGCGGCGACGACCTCCACTTCGATGTCCGTGCCGCTGAAGATCCCCAACATGCACCGCGGCTACCTGGTGACGACGCCGCCGATGATTCACACCGAGGGCACCGTCATCGTGAAGAAGGGCGATCGATACTTCGAGCTGCAGGGGGTCTCTGCTGAGTTCCCCGATGCGACACCGGGCGCGATGTGGTCATGGGATACCGTCCTGGATCCGCTGACGTCGGTCGGTCAGCCCGAAGACCCCGCCGGCGAGCCGCTGGCGCCGATCACCCCCGGTGCGTCGACAACCTCTTCCGCCGGCACCCTGGCCGCGACGGGGCAGTCTTCGGCCACTCTGGTCGGACTGGTTGGCGCCGCAGTCGTCCTGCTCGGGGGCGGCGTGCTGCTCATTGTGAGGCGCCGGCGCGGAGTCCGCGGCCAAGGCTGA
- a CDS encoding AraC family transcriptional regulator has protein sequence MVNPRGVVGEPDGLGDALHMLRLTGALYCRADGAAPWGVELPSLPGYLTLPVVLSGEAVLEVDGARHVLGAGSAALLTRGHVHGMRSADGVPVIPLFDIPADQVSERYERMRFGAAGPVTRIAYAALRADDVLTQRLVAELPDVIVVDGWDDDDAGTFATVLRLLAREATTPRIAGETMMTLLADALVVQVIRWWLTHTPRATDGWLAALEDRHVGRALARMHTDAAHPWSIAELAATANLSRSAFAERFTALVGTPPMGYLTTWRLLQAHAELQRSATPIATVSARAGYASEAAFSRAFKRHHGMTPGEARRARREEPALHR, from the coding sequence ATGGTCAATCCACGCGGTGTCGTCGGCGAACCGGACGGGCTCGGCGATGCCCTCCACATGCTGCGCCTCACGGGTGCGCTGTACTGCCGCGCGGACGGCGCCGCTCCATGGGGCGTCGAACTGCCATCCCTTCCCGGCTACCTCACACTCCCTGTGGTCCTCTCCGGTGAGGCGGTCCTCGAAGTCGACGGCGCACGGCACGTCCTCGGCGCGGGCAGCGCGGCACTGCTCACCCGCGGCCATGTGCACGGGATGCGCAGCGCGGACGGCGTGCCGGTCATCCCGCTGTTCGACATCCCCGCCGACCAGGTGAGTGAGCGCTACGAGCGCATGCGGTTTGGGGCCGCTGGGCCCGTGACGCGCATCGCCTACGCCGCACTGCGCGCCGACGACGTGCTCACCCAGCGCCTCGTCGCCGAGCTGCCCGACGTCATCGTCGTCGATGGGTGGGACGACGACGATGCCGGCACTTTCGCGACAGTGCTGCGCCTGCTCGCCCGAGAGGCGACCACGCCCCGCATCGCGGGCGAGACCATGATGACGCTCCTGGCCGATGCCCTCGTCGTCCAGGTGATCCGCTGGTGGCTCACCCACACCCCCCGCGCGACCGACGGATGGCTCGCCGCACTCGAGGACCGTCACGTGGGGCGGGCGCTCGCTCGGATGCACACGGATGCCGCGCACCCCTGGTCGATCGCCGAGTTGGCGGCGACGGCGAACCTCTCCCGCTCCGCGTTCGCCGAGCGCTTCACCGCACTCGTCGGCACGCCGCCGATGGGCTACCTGACGACCTGGCGGCTTCTGCAGGCCCACGCTGAACTGCAGCGCTCGGCGACGCCGATCGCCACCGTCTCCGCCCGCGCCGGCTACGCCTCCGAAGCCGCGTTCAGCCGCGCCTTCAAGCGCCACCACGGCATGACCCCCGGCGAGGCACGGCGAGCGCGGCGCGAGGAGCCCGCGCTGCACCGGTAG
- a CDS encoding NAD(P)H-binding protein: protein MDIGTIGVIGATGKTGRRVAERLERAGHDVRRLARGTGFDWTQPEEWSDALAGVRRLYVAYVPDLAAPGADAAIAALLEGADAAGVERVVLLSGRGEDGARRAEDIALGSGIPATIVRASWFSQNFTEGMLAPVDGVIALPAGDRREPFIDVDDIAEVAVAALTEDGHAGRVYEVTGPELLGFADAAALVAEVTGESVVYVALDYATFRAAVAEEAGAETAEMLTELCREVFDGRNESLTDGVQQALGRAPRSLRDVLARAVVTA, encoded by the coding sequence ATGGACATCGGAACGATCGGCGTCATCGGCGCGACGGGCAAGACCGGACGACGCGTGGCCGAGCGCCTCGAACGAGCGGGACACGACGTGCGCCGTCTGGCGCGCGGGACCGGCTTCGACTGGACGCAGCCCGAAGAGTGGTCGGATGCGCTGGCCGGTGTGCGTCGGCTCTACGTCGCCTATGTTCCGGACCTCGCGGCGCCGGGTGCGGATGCGGCGATCGCGGCCCTGCTCGAGGGCGCGGACGCGGCCGGCGTGGAGCGGGTCGTGCTGCTCTCCGGCCGTGGCGAGGACGGCGCCCGGCGGGCGGAGGACATCGCGCTGGGCTCAGGTATCCCGGCGACGATCGTGCGCGCGTCCTGGTTCAGCCAGAACTTCACGGAGGGCATGCTCGCACCGGTCGACGGCGTCATCGCTCTCCCCGCCGGGGATCGCCGGGAGCCCTTCATCGACGTCGACGACATCGCGGAGGTCGCGGTCGCGGCGCTGACCGAGGACGGGCACGCGGGCCGGGTGTACGAGGTGACCGGGCCCGAGCTGCTCGGGTTCGCGGATGCCGCCGCCCTCGTCGCGGAGGTGACCGGCGAGTCCGTGGTCTACGTAGCGCTGGACTATGCCACGTTCCGTGCGGCGGTCGCCGAGGAGGCCGGAGCAGAGACGGCAGAGATGCTGACGGAACTCTGCCGTGAAGTGTTCGACGGGCGTAATGAGAGCCTCACCGACGGCGTGCAGCAGGCACTGGGGCGCGCGCCGCGCTCGCTGCGTGATGTGCTCGCACGCGCAGTGGTGACCGCGTGA
- a CDS encoding DUF4345 family protein, whose protein sequence is MIGRVVEQVVLVAAGLVLAVVGAGSAFAPAAFYAPYGIDATDPALLSELRATGVALLLLGIGVVAGAFVRRLTFAAAVVAALVLLGYAIGRSLSWAVDGTPPASVLAAGAVEFVLGIAAVWVAVRTRTALRAEPAN, encoded by the coding sequence GTGATCGGCCGCGTCGTCGAACAGGTCGTGCTCGTCGCGGCGGGGCTGGTGCTCGCCGTCGTCGGAGCGGGGTCGGCGTTCGCCCCCGCAGCCTTCTATGCGCCCTACGGCATAGATGCCACCGACCCGGCCTTGCTGAGCGAGCTGCGGGCGACCGGGGTGGCGCTTCTCCTGCTCGGGATCGGCGTGGTCGCGGGAGCGTTCGTGCGCAGGCTCACCTTCGCGGCCGCCGTGGTCGCTGCGCTCGTGCTGCTCGGCTACGCCATCGGCCGGTCGCTGTCATGGGCGGTCGACGGAACACCGCCCGCTTCCGTGCTCGCGGCCGGCGCCGTCGAGTTCGTGCTGGGGATAGCGGCAGTATGGGTGGCAGTGCGCACGCGGACTGCTCTCCGGGCGGAGCCGGCGAACTAG
- a CDS encoding nucleoside-diphosphate sugar epimerase, translating into MRAVILGGTGAIGGATAMRLRSAGWDVDVTGRDVASVPAELIAAGVRFHTIERADVLGIGGLAGTGVDLLVDAVSYCGSDVRRLLPVMADAASCVVISSRAVYVDDEGRHINGEEPPRFAVPLPETNPTVAPATDVDPFSREGYAPGKVAVERAALDSGLPVTVIRPSKVHGRWARNARTRPFVERMLAGDRVIPLPHAEAVDHLTAAVNTAALIEVVAHSPGRRILNSADPDAPPAGDIVRSIASRLGWNGTLEVVHAEDGMNPWSAANPIVLDMTAAAQLGYVPQGSALELLSDEVDWVAAVLRAT; encoded by the coding sequence ATGCGTGCAGTGATACTCGGCGGGACGGGTGCCATCGGCGGAGCCACCGCGATGCGGCTGCGGTCTGCGGGTTGGGATGTCGACGTGACGGGCCGGGACGTGGCGTCCGTGCCCGCCGAGCTCATCGCGGCCGGCGTGCGGTTCCACACGATCGAGCGCGCCGACGTCTTGGGCATCGGTGGACTCGCGGGGACTGGAGTCGACCTGCTCGTCGACGCGGTGTCCTACTGCGGATCCGATGTTCGCAGGCTCTTGCCGGTGATGGCGGATGCCGCGTCCTGCGTTGTGATCTCCAGTCGCGCTGTCTATGTCGATGACGAGGGGCGCCACATCAACGGTGAGGAGCCGCCCAGGTTCGCAGTGCCGCTACCCGAGACCAACCCCACTGTCGCGCCCGCGACCGACGTCGATCCGTTCAGCCGGGAGGGGTACGCGCCGGGCAAGGTTGCTGTCGAGCGGGCAGCGCTGGACAGCGGACTGCCGGTCACGGTCATCCGCCCGTCCAAGGTGCACGGGCGCTGGGCCCGTAACGCTCGGACACGTCCGTTCGTCGAGCGGATGCTTGCGGGTGACCGGGTCATCCCATTGCCACACGCGGAAGCCGTCGACCATCTGACGGCGGCGGTCAACACGGCCGCGCTCATCGAGGTTGTGGCACACTCCCCGGGTCGCCGCATCCTGAACAGCGCCGATCCTGATGCGCCGCCGGCCGGGGACATCGTTCGGTCGATCGCGTCGCGGCTGGGATGGAACGGCACCCTGGAGGTCGTTCATGCCGAGGATGGCATGAATCCGTGGAGTGCAGCCAATCCCATCGTGCTCGACATGACGGCCGCGGCTCAGCTCGGGTACGTCCCCCAGGGATCGGCGCTCGAGCTCCTCAGCGACGAGGTCGACTGGGTTGCCGCGGTTCTGCGGGCAACGTAG
- the murQ gene encoding N-acetylmuramic acid 6-phosphate etherase — translation MPDTSPANRMSELIDELAAMTTEAARDSIDLDTLETLELVRLMNLGDQSVPLVVAHHAPQIAQAVDGIVERFRRGGRLIYLGAGTAGRMGVLDASECPPTFGTPPEMVRGLIAGGPTALMTAVENAEDDDRAAAVELAELGLTDRDVVVGISASGRTPYVVGGLRYAREIDALTIAVAQNADSVIGRIADIPIEVVVGPEFVAGSTRLKSGTAQKLVLNMLSTLAMVRLGKTYRGIMVDLLATNEKLRARSIRTVMTVSGVGAEQAEAALDAADGRVKEAILALLTGIAPDTAGRLLDEADGLLRVAVERASAA, via the coding sequence CACGCTGGAAACGCTCGAGCTCGTCCGGCTCATGAACCTCGGCGACCAGAGCGTGCCTCTCGTCGTCGCCCACCACGCACCTCAGATCGCCCAAGCCGTCGACGGCATCGTCGAGCGGTTCCGGCGCGGTGGAAGACTCATCTATCTCGGCGCAGGGACGGCCGGGCGCATGGGCGTGCTCGATGCCTCCGAGTGCCCGCCGACGTTCGGCACCCCGCCCGAGATGGTGCGCGGGCTGATCGCCGGTGGGCCGACCGCACTGATGACCGCCGTCGAGAACGCGGAGGACGACGATCGTGCCGCGGCCGTCGAACTGGCCGAGCTCGGCCTGACCGACCGGGATGTCGTGGTGGGGATCTCCGCCTCGGGACGCACCCCCTACGTCGTCGGCGGACTCCGCTACGCGCGTGAGATCGATGCCCTGACGATCGCTGTGGCGCAGAACGCCGACTCGGTGATCGGTCGTATCGCCGATATCCCCATCGAGGTGGTGGTCGGTCCGGAGTTCGTCGCGGGGTCGACGCGGCTGAAGTCCGGTACCGCTCAGAAGCTCGTGCTGAACATGCTCAGCACCCTTGCGATGGTGCGGCTCGGCAAGACCTACCGCGGAATCATGGTCGACCTGCTCGCCACAAACGAGAAGCTCCGTGCCCGCTCCATCCGCACGGTCATGACGGTGAGCGGCGTCGGAGCCGAGCAGGCCGAAGCGGCCCTGGATGCCGCCGACGGACGCGTGAAGGAGGCGATCCTCGCCTTGCTGACCGGGATCGCACCCGACACCGCCGGTCGACTCCTCGACGAGGCCGACGGGCTGCTGCGCGTCGCCGTGGAACGCGCCTCCGCGGCGTAG